A part of Entelurus aequoreus isolate RoL-2023_Sb linkage group LG03, RoL_Eaeq_v1.1, whole genome shotgun sequence genomic DNA contains:
- the kif26ab gene encoding kinesin-like protein KIF26A isoform X3: MMDWKELAAQKLNLSTKRKKHQPIPLHPQEPSIYPTNFSGILQVSPPPAPPCLLRAVSKVKENPGMGKVKVMMRICPSLEATDSSESLSFLKMDSRKKQVTLYDPASSPPHSSSGHRRSATVAVPKIFAFDAVFTQDASQAEVCSGTVAEVIQSVANGADGCIFCFGQVKLGKTYTMIGKDSSTQTLGVVPCAISWLFKLISERQEKTGARFSVRVSAVEIFGKDEELKDLLSEVSTGNLQEGQSPGIHLREDPICGTQLQNQSELHAPTAEKAAFFLDAALSARSTSRPDADEEERRNSHMLFTLHIYQYRMEKTGKGGMSGGRSRLHLIDLGSCEKVLSKSRDAGGGACLSLNALGNVIMALANGAKHVPYRDSKLTMLLRESLGNINCRTTMIAHISDSPVYYADSLTTIQLASRIHRMRKKKTKYASSSSGGESSCEEGRIRRPPHLRPFHPRTVALDPDLPSMLSDPDYSSSSEQSCDTVIYVGPGGAAISDRELSDNEGPPAFVPIIPSLNKKRMAKDGPFNRDHFFKCNTFAELQERLECIDGSEEPAAFVGEGKRGQASPKTEKSTDSGNAVSPKTIASTACNQDGISPKQSAKSVAVQPFCSPGTKSKLDISTRQHAERKPSDCIPNMCRTSADGERNSLSENTSADKLSTAATTDPEPVVREKVYYNKNASSKENVEKEKKSNTRMPPIGMSHQAVKSRDPCSSLILRAPVEVCQVRSTLQERCFDRDILRATVTLQQPVELNGEDELVFTLVEELSIGSIVDRDRPSSIISFNSDCSLQALASGSRPVSIISSINDEFDAYTSSVGGSGVNIALVTPPLEGVNVDSRGSSISSWLSEVSVCTLESEGAQSSDVFLPPGKSMGPEATLNFDSLDVFHCVSSPRDAKNSLNDSGFSFSEQDSDSVASSKLSLTKCPPSPDSTKGSLRFPSKIAKDHSLSSSFPQSPSIVHSSLPRKVKPTSSISSSSSSCNNRDPPRQEAKQESIWQRADKHPQLQPSDSSNTSRFVRNPPSGISSSKISSNCNSAPRPLKVHGSTSSQRVVDGCEKSTSKKSDPPSRMPQLRRGATTLGTVPVIHSSMDYKGTQDVAGATSLKFSSLGKNSKANSQKSSHLPRPGYTSPPLPPVRKSSLDQKTKILLPQSALKSAYGETAKSFGARVAVSEDEIEVRHRVDSTSLETSSLKAEHNVRVASSMKPRGTRGEAGHHYGSQMSLERCESLSLSSPRLGLSRENSGASLGNSSSKVGKSIPRFGIPNSSSSPIATCPSSPGGGTISKIGQVKTSANPRVFGAINSNKARSLSANNSKGLSSSTKSLTTAGTRNMNANLPPSGRTSAPRTAAAVSNKPGRGTIMGTKQAIRAANSRVSELATGSISGKHVRGSGDSDSGNDSGVNVGDDKSPVAMLPSPYSKITAPRRPQRYSSGHGSDNSSVLSGELPPAMGRTALFYHSGGSSGYESMIRDSEATGSASSAHDSMSESGVSSSGRNRSSKYPKKRATGFQRRRLIPAPLPDTSSLGKKAGTAGQWVDLPPMSGTLKEPFEIKVYEIDDVERLQRRRQEQAIEQPFQDVDKGLLYFNNKLKMLERRQQHVKELKSKHEVLMEELEDTKARLMMDPSKWTGEFDVDQNLDNDSPEYLEVLTRVTEDLEFCVNLCKSRVMMVTCFDISSAPGAAAQEGPREVEV; this comes from the exons ATGATGGATTGGAAAGAGCT GGCAGCACAGAAGCTGAACCTGTCCACCAAACGGAAGAAGCACCAGCCTATCCCGCTCCACCCGCAGGAGCCCTCCATCTACCCTACCAATTTCAGCGGCATCCTGCAGGTTTCGCCCCCTCCTGCCCCGCCATGCCTGCTCAGGGCCGTTTCCAAAGTGAAAGAGAACCCAGGGATGGGCAAG gtaaaagtgatgatGCGTATTTGCCCGTCTCTGGAGGCTACGGACTCGTCAGAGTCCctgtccttcttgaaaatggacaGCAGGAAGAAACAGGTAACCCTCTACGACCCTGCATCCAGCCCGCCGCACTCCAGTTCAGGACACAGACGCTCCGCCACCGTTGCCGTCCCAAAGATATTCGCCTTTGATGCTGTTTTTACCCAGGATGCCTCACAA GCTGAGGTGTGCTCAGGGACGGTGGCTGAGGTCATCCAGTCTGTGGCAAACGGCGCAGATGGCTGCATCTTCTGCTTTGGCCAAGTTAAGCTCG GCAAGACCTACACCATGATTGGCAAAGACAGCTCCACGCAGACCCTTGGCGTCGTGCCCTGCGCCATCTCCTGGCTCTTTAAGCTCATCAGCGAGCGCCAGGAGAAGACGGGCGCTCGCTTCTCCGTCCGAGTGTCAGCGGTGGAAATATTTGGCAAAGACGAGGAGCTGAAGGACTTGTTGTCTGAAGTGTCGACTGGGAACCTGCAGGAGGGCCAGTCTCCTGGCATCCACCTGAGGGAGGATCCTATTTGTGGCACTCAG CTTCAGAATCAGAGCGAACTACATGCACCAACAGCCGAGAAGGCAGCTTTCTTCCTGGACGCTGCCCTATCTGCCCGGAGCACTAGCCGGCCCGATGCGGACGAGGAGGAGCGCCGCAACTCCCACATGCTGTTCACGCTGCACATCTACCAGTACCGCATGGAGAAGACTGGAAAGGGAGGAA TGTCTGGCGGACGGAGCAGGTTGCACCTTATTGACCTGGGGAGCTGTGAAAAGGTCCTGAGCAAAAGCCGAGACGCAGGGGGTGGTGCTTGTCTTTCTCTGAATGCGTTGGGAAATGTCATCATGGCTTTGGCGAATGGAGCAAAACACGTACCTTACAG GGACAGCAAACTGACAATGTTGCTGAGAGAGTCCCTTGGCAACATAAACTGTCGAACCACCATGATCGCCCACATCTCAGATTCTCCCGTCTACTACGCAGACTCGCTCACCACGATCCAGCTGGCATCTCGTATACACcgcatgaggaaaaaaaaaacaaag TATGCGTCTAGTTCATCTGGAGGGGAAAGTTCCTGTGAAGAAGGGAGGATCCGTCGGCCACCTCATCTCAGGCCTTTCCACCCTCGGACCGTGGCCCTGGATCCTGATCTGCCTTCTATGCTCAGTGACCCAGACTATTCCTCTAGTAGTGAACAGTCATGTGATACTGTCATTTATGTGGGCCCTGGGGGGGCTGCCATCTCAGACAGGGAGCTCAGTGACAACGAAGGCCCACCTGCCTTTGTTCCCATCATCCCCTCCCTCAACAAGAAGAGGATGGCAAAAGATGGCCCCTTTAAcagagatcatttttttaaatgcaacacGTTTGCTGAGCTGCAGGAGAGACTGGAATGTATTGATGGCAGTGAAGAACCTGCAGCGTTTGTTGGTGAAGGCAAGCGAGGCCAAGCTAGCCCCAAGACGGAAAAATCTACGGATAGCGGAAACGCTGTGTCACCAAAGACTATTGCAAGTACCGCTTGCAACCAAGATGGTATCTCACCCAAACAGTCTGCTAAATCTGTTGCCGTACAGCCATTTTGCAGCCCTGGCACTAAATCTAAATTGGACATATCAACGAGGCAACATGCAGAACGGAAACCATCCGATTGTATTCCAAATATGTGCAGAACTAGTGCTGATGGTGAAAGGAATTCGCTTTCAGAAAACACGAGTGCTGACAAATTGTCAACAGCTGCAACAACTGATCCTGAGCCAGTTGTAAGGGAGAAGGTCTACTACAACAAGAACGCCTCTAGCAAAGAAAATGTTGAAAAGGAGAAGAAATCAAACACTAGAATGCCTCCAATAGGAATGAGCCACCAAGCTGTGAAAAGCAGGGATCCTTGCTCTTCCCTAATTCTCCGAGCTCCAGTGGAGGTTTGCCAAGTGCGCTCCACCTTGCAGGAAAGATGTTTTGATCGGGACATCCTTAGAGCTACTGTCACCCTGCAGCAGCCTGTGGAGCTTAATGGAGAAGACGAGCTTGTGTTTACGCTGGTAGAGGAGTTGTCTATAGGCAGTATTGTTGACAGGGACCGGCCATCCAGTATTATCAGCTTTAACAGTGATTGCTCTCTGCAGGCGCTTGCCTCAGGTTCCAGACCAGTTAGCATCATTAGCAGTATCAATGATGAATTTGATGCCTACACATCATCTGTCGGAGGATCGGGGGTGAACATTGCGTTGGTCACGCCACCACTGGAAGGAGTAAATGTGGATAGTAGAGGTTCATCTATCAGCTCTTGGCTTAGTGAAGTTAGTGTGTGCACTCTGGAGAGTGAAGGGGCTCAGTCTTCTGATGTGTTCCTTCCACCAGGCAAGAGCATGGGCCCAGAAGCCACCTTAAATTTTGATTCCCTTGACGTGTTCCATTGTGTATCATCTCCTAGAGATGCCAAGAATTCCTTGAACGACAGCGGTTTTAGTTTTTCCGAACAAGACAGTGACAGTGTTGCCTCAAGCAAACTATCATTGACAAAGTGCCCCCCATCTCCAGATTCAACCAAAGGGTCCCTCAGATTTCCATCTAAAATAGCAAAAGACCATTCACTCAGCTCCTCCTTTCCACAAAGTCCCTCTATAGTTCACTCCAGTCTTCCAAGAAAGGTGAAACCTACCTCATCTATCTCCAGTAGTAGCAGTAGCTGCAACAACAGAGATCCACCGAGGCAAGAGGCTAAGCAAGAAAGTATTTGGCAGCGTGCAGACAAACACCCACAACTTCAGCCTTCTGACTCCAGCAACACCAGCAGGTTTGTCAGAAATCCCCCCAGCGGTATCTCTTCAAGCAAAATATCCAGCAACTGTAACAGTGCACCTCGTCCATTGAAGGTGCATGGGTCTACCTCATCTCAAAGGGTGGTTGATGGATGTGAGAAGTCGACTAGTAAGAAATCTGATCCTCCAAGCAGGATGCCTCAGCTGAGAAGAGGTGCCACCACTCTAGGAACAGTGCCCGTTATCCATTCATCAATGGACTACAAGGGCACCCAAGATGTTGCAGGAGCTACAAGCCTTAAGTTCTCCTCTCTGGGGAAAAACAGCAAGGCTAACTCACAGAAATCAAGTCATCTACCCAGACCTGGTTACACATCCCCTCCTCTGCCACCAGTGAGAAAGTCTAGTCTTGACCAAAAGACCAAGATCCTTCTACCCCAAAGTGCCTTAAAGTCAGCATATGGGGAGACAGCAAAGAGCTTTGGAGCGAGGGTAGCTGTATCAGAAGATGAGATTGAGGTTCGTCACAGAGTGGACTCCACTAGTTTGGAAACCTCCAGCCTCAAAGCTGAACATAATGTCAGAGTTGCCTCCAGTATGAAGCCCAGAGGGACAAGGGGTGAGGCTGGACATCACTATGGTAGTCAAATGTCCTTGGAGAGGTGTGAAAGCCTCTCTCTGTCCAGCCCCAGACTTGGACTTAGTAGGGAAAACAGTGGAGCGAGTTTGGGGAACAGCAGTAGCAAAGTAGGCAAATCTATACCAAGATTTGGTATCCCTAATTCATCAAGTTCCCCTATCGCTACCTGCCCATCATCCCCAGGAGGAGGAACTATAAGCAAAATTGGTCAGGTCAAAACATCAGCAAATCCTCGAGTATTTGGAGCAATCAACAGCAACAAAGCACGTTCACTATCAGCCAACAATTCCAAAGGCCTGAGCTCGTCTACTAAATCTTTGACTACTGCTGGGACTAGAAATATGAATGCCAACCTTCCTCCTTCAGGCAGAACTTCAGCTCCTCGGACTGCTGCTGCTGTCAGTAACAAACCCGGAAGAGGGACTATAATGGGCACAAAACAGGCTATACGAGCTGCCAACAGCCGTGTGAGTGAACTGGCAACAGGCAGCATATCAGGCAAACACGTAAGAGGCTCTGGAGATTCGGACAGTGGCAACGACAGCGGCGTAAACGTGGGTGATGACAAAAGCCCTGTTGCCATGCTACCTTCTCCATACAGCAAAATAACAGCACCTCGGCGGCCCCAGCGTTACAGCAGTGGTCACGGCAGTGACAACAGTAGTGTGTTGAGCGGAGAGTTGCCTCCTGCTATGGGTCGCACTGCCCTCTTCTATCACAGTGGCGGCAGCAGCGGGTACGAGAGTATGATCCGTGACAGCGAAGCTACAGGGAGTGCATCCTCTGCCCACGACTCCATGAGCGAGAGTGGCGTGTCCTCTTCAGGCAGAAACAGGAGCTCCAAATACCCCAAGAAGCGAGCAACTG GCTTCCAGAGAAGACGTCTCATCCCGGCGCCCCTGCCAGACACTTCTTCCCTGGGGAAGAAAGCGGGCACAGCTGGGCAGTGGGTAGACTTGCCCCCTATGTCGGGAACACTGAAAGAGCCTTTTGAGATCAAGGTCTACGAGATCGACGATGTGGAACGCCTTCAGAGACGACGTCAGGAACAAGCTATCGAG CAACCATTCCAGGATGTTGACAAG GGACTGCTGTATTTTAACAATAAGTTGAAGATGTTGGAGAGAAGGCAACAACATGTGAAGGAACTGAAATCCAAGCATGAGGTGTTGATGGAGGAGCTGGAGGACACCAAGGCTCGCCTAATGATGGATCCCAGCAAGTGGACAGGAGAAT
- the kif26ab gene encoding kinesin-like protein KIF26A isoform X4 has product MRVTAAQKLNLSTKRKKHQPIPLHPQEPSIYPTNFSGILQVSPPPAPPCLLRAVSKVKENPGMGKVKVMMRICPSLEATDSSESLSFLKMDSRKKQVTLYDPASSPPHSSSGHRRSATVAVPKIFAFDAVFTQDASQAEVCSGTVAEVIQSVANGADGCIFCFGQVKLGKTYTMIGKDSSTQTLGVVPCAISWLFKLISERQEKTGARFSVRVSAVEIFGKDEELKDLLSEVSTGNLQEGQSPGIHLREDPICGTQLQNQSELHAPTAEKAAFFLDAALSARSTSRPDADEEERRNSHMLFTLHIYQYRMEKTGKGGMSGGRSRLHLIDLGSCEKVLSKSRDAGGGACLSLNALGNVIMALANGAKHVPYRDSKLTMLLRESLGNINCRTTMIAHISDSPVYYADSLTTIQLASRIHRMRKKKTKYASSSSGGESSCEEGRIRRPPHLRPFHPRTVALDPDLPSMLSDPDYSSSSEQSCDTVIYVGPGGAAISDRELSDNEGPPAFVPIIPSLNKKRMAKDGPFNRDHFFKCNTFAELQERLECIDGSEEPAAFVGEGKRGQASPKTEKSTDSGNAVSPKTIASTACNQDGISPKQSAKSVAVQPFCSPGTKSKLDISTRQHAERKPSDCIPNMCRTSADGERNSLSENTSADKLSTAATTDPEPVVREKVYYNKNASSKENVEKEKKSNTRMPPIGMSHQAVKSRDPCSSLILRAPVEVCQVRSTLQERCFDRDILRATVTLQQPVELNGEDELVFTLVEELSIGSIVDRDRPSSIISFNSDCSLQALASGSRPVSIISSINDEFDAYTSSVGGSGVNIALVTPPLEGVNVDSRGSSISSWLSEVSVCTLESEGAQSSDVFLPPGKSMGPEATLNFDSLDVFHCVSSPRDAKNSLNDSGFSFSEQDSDSVASSKLSLTKCPPSPDSTKGSLRFPSKIAKDHSLSSSFPQSPSIVHSSLPRKVKPTSSISSSSSSCNNRDPPRQEAKQESIWQRADKHPQLQPSDSSNTSRFVRNPPSGISSSKISSNCNSAPRPLKVHGSTSSQRVVDGCEKSTSKKSDPPSRMPQLRRGATTLGTVPVIHSSMDYKGTQDVAGATSLKFSSLGKNSKANSQKSSHLPRPGYTSPPLPPVRKSSLDQKTKILLPQSALKSAYGETAKSFGARVAVSEDEIEVRHRVDSTSLETSSLKAEHNVRVASSMKPRGTRGEAGHHYGSQMSLERCESLSLSSPRLGLSRENSGASLGNSSSKVGKSIPRFGIPNSSSSPIATCPSSPGGGTISKIGQVKTSANPRVFGAINSNKARSLSANNSKGLSSSTKSLTTAGTRNMNANLPPSGRTSAPRTAAAVSNKPGRGTIMGTKQAIRAANSRVSELATGSISGKHVRGSGDSDSGNDSGVNVGDDKSPVAMLPSPYSKITAPRRPQRYSSGHGSDNSSVLSGELPPAMGRTALFYHSGGSSGYESMIRDSEATGSASSAHDSMSESGVSSSGRNRSSKYPKKRATGFQRRRLIPAPLPDTSSLGKKAGTAGQWVDLPPMSGTLKEPFEIKVYEIDDVERLQRRRQEQAIEQPFQDVDKGLLYFNNKLKMLERRQQHVKELKSKHEVLMEELEDTKARLMMDPSKWTGEFDVDQNLDNDSPEYLEVLTRVTEDLEFCVNLCKSRVMMVTCFDISSAPGAAAQEGPREVEV; this is encoded by the exons GGCAGCACAGAAGCTGAACCTGTCCACCAAACGGAAGAAGCACCAGCCTATCCCGCTCCACCCGCAGGAGCCCTCCATCTACCCTACCAATTTCAGCGGCATCCTGCAGGTTTCGCCCCCTCCTGCCCCGCCATGCCTGCTCAGGGCCGTTTCCAAAGTGAAAGAGAACCCAGGGATGGGCAAG gtaaaagtgatgatGCGTATTTGCCCGTCTCTGGAGGCTACGGACTCGTCAGAGTCCctgtccttcttgaaaatggacaGCAGGAAGAAACAGGTAACCCTCTACGACCCTGCATCCAGCCCGCCGCACTCCAGTTCAGGACACAGACGCTCCGCCACCGTTGCCGTCCCAAAGATATTCGCCTTTGATGCTGTTTTTACCCAGGATGCCTCACAA GCTGAGGTGTGCTCAGGGACGGTGGCTGAGGTCATCCAGTCTGTGGCAAACGGCGCAGATGGCTGCATCTTCTGCTTTGGCCAAGTTAAGCTCG GCAAGACCTACACCATGATTGGCAAAGACAGCTCCACGCAGACCCTTGGCGTCGTGCCCTGCGCCATCTCCTGGCTCTTTAAGCTCATCAGCGAGCGCCAGGAGAAGACGGGCGCTCGCTTCTCCGTCCGAGTGTCAGCGGTGGAAATATTTGGCAAAGACGAGGAGCTGAAGGACTTGTTGTCTGAAGTGTCGACTGGGAACCTGCAGGAGGGCCAGTCTCCTGGCATCCACCTGAGGGAGGATCCTATTTGTGGCACTCAG CTTCAGAATCAGAGCGAACTACATGCACCAACAGCCGAGAAGGCAGCTTTCTTCCTGGACGCTGCCCTATCTGCCCGGAGCACTAGCCGGCCCGATGCGGACGAGGAGGAGCGCCGCAACTCCCACATGCTGTTCACGCTGCACATCTACCAGTACCGCATGGAGAAGACTGGAAAGGGAGGAA TGTCTGGCGGACGGAGCAGGTTGCACCTTATTGACCTGGGGAGCTGTGAAAAGGTCCTGAGCAAAAGCCGAGACGCAGGGGGTGGTGCTTGTCTTTCTCTGAATGCGTTGGGAAATGTCATCATGGCTTTGGCGAATGGAGCAAAACACGTACCTTACAG GGACAGCAAACTGACAATGTTGCTGAGAGAGTCCCTTGGCAACATAAACTGTCGAACCACCATGATCGCCCACATCTCAGATTCTCCCGTCTACTACGCAGACTCGCTCACCACGATCCAGCTGGCATCTCGTATACACcgcatgaggaaaaaaaaaacaaag TATGCGTCTAGTTCATCTGGAGGGGAAAGTTCCTGTGAAGAAGGGAGGATCCGTCGGCCACCTCATCTCAGGCCTTTCCACCCTCGGACCGTGGCCCTGGATCCTGATCTGCCTTCTATGCTCAGTGACCCAGACTATTCCTCTAGTAGTGAACAGTCATGTGATACTGTCATTTATGTGGGCCCTGGGGGGGCTGCCATCTCAGACAGGGAGCTCAGTGACAACGAAGGCCCACCTGCCTTTGTTCCCATCATCCCCTCCCTCAACAAGAAGAGGATGGCAAAAGATGGCCCCTTTAAcagagatcatttttttaaatgcaacacGTTTGCTGAGCTGCAGGAGAGACTGGAATGTATTGATGGCAGTGAAGAACCTGCAGCGTTTGTTGGTGAAGGCAAGCGAGGCCAAGCTAGCCCCAAGACGGAAAAATCTACGGATAGCGGAAACGCTGTGTCACCAAAGACTATTGCAAGTACCGCTTGCAACCAAGATGGTATCTCACCCAAACAGTCTGCTAAATCTGTTGCCGTACAGCCATTTTGCAGCCCTGGCACTAAATCTAAATTGGACATATCAACGAGGCAACATGCAGAACGGAAACCATCCGATTGTATTCCAAATATGTGCAGAACTAGTGCTGATGGTGAAAGGAATTCGCTTTCAGAAAACACGAGTGCTGACAAATTGTCAACAGCTGCAACAACTGATCCTGAGCCAGTTGTAAGGGAGAAGGTCTACTACAACAAGAACGCCTCTAGCAAAGAAAATGTTGAAAAGGAGAAGAAATCAAACACTAGAATGCCTCCAATAGGAATGAGCCACCAAGCTGTGAAAAGCAGGGATCCTTGCTCTTCCCTAATTCTCCGAGCTCCAGTGGAGGTTTGCCAAGTGCGCTCCACCTTGCAGGAAAGATGTTTTGATCGGGACATCCTTAGAGCTACTGTCACCCTGCAGCAGCCTGTGGAGCTTAATGGAGAAGACGAGCTTGTGTTTACGCTGGTAGAGGAGTTGTCTATAGGCAGTATTGTTGACAGGGACCGGCCATCCAGTATTATCAGCTTTAACAGTGATTGCTCTCTGCAGGCGCTTGCCTCAGGTTCCAGACCAGTTAGCATCATTAGCAGTATCAATGATGAATTTGATGCCTACACATCATCTGTCGGAGGATCGGGGGTGAACATTGCGTTGGTCACGCCACCACTGGAAGGAGTAAATGTGGATAGTAGAGGTTCATCTATCAGCTCTTGGCTTAGTGAAGTTAGTGTGTGCACTCTGGAGAGTGAAGGGGCTCAGTCTTCTGATGTGTTCCTTCCACCAGGCAAGAGCATGGGCCCAGAAGCCACCTTAAATTTTGATTCCCTTGACGTGTTCCATTGTGTATCATCTCCTAGAGATGCCAAGAATTCCTTGAACGACAGCGGTTTTAGTTTTTCCGAACAAGACAGTGACAGTGTTGCCTCAAGCAAACTATCATTGACAAAGTGCCCCCCATCTCCAGATTCAACCAAAGGGTCCCTCAGATTTCCATCTAAAATAGCAAAAGACCATTCACTCAGCTCCTCCTTTCCACAAAGTCCCTCTATAGTTCACTCCAGTCTTCCAAGAAAGGTGAAACCTACCTCATCTATCTCCAGTAGTAGCAGTAGCTGCAACAACAGAGATCCACCGAGGCAAGAGGCTAAGCAAGAAAGTATTTGGCAGCGTGCAGACAAACACCCACAACTTCAGCCTTCTGACTCCAGCAACACCAGCAGGTTTGTCAGAAATCCCCCCAGCGGTATCTCTTCAAGCAAAATATCCAGCAACTGTAACAGTGCACCTCGTCCATTGAAGGTGCATGGGTCTACCTCATCTCAAAGGGTGGTTGATGGATGTGAGAAGTCGACTAGTAAGAAATCTGATCCTCCAAGCAGGATGCCTCAGCTGAGAAGAGGTGCCACCACTCTAGGAACAGTGCCCGTTATCCATTCATCAATGGACTACAAGGGCACCCAAGATGTTGCAGGAGCTACAAGCCTTAAGTTCTCCTCTCTGGGGAAAAACAGCAAGGCTAACTCACAGAAATCAAGTCATCTACCCAGACCTGGTTACACATCCCCTCCTCTGCCACCAGTGAGAAAGTCTAGTCTTGACCAAAAGACCAAGATCCTTCTACCCCAAAGTGCCTTAAAGTCAGCATATGGGGAGACAGCAAAGAGCTTTGGAGCGAGGGTAGCTGTATCAGAAGATGAGATTGAGGTTCGTCACAGAGTGGACTCCACTAGTTTGGAAACCTCCAGCCTCAAAGCTGAACATAATGTCAGAGTTGCCTCCAGTATGAAGCCCAGAGGGACAAGGGGTGAGGCTGGACATCACTATGGTAGTCAAATGTCCTTGGAGAGGTGTGAAAGCCTCTCTCTGTCCAGCCCCAGACTTGGACTTAGTAGGGAAAACAGTGGAGCGAGTTTGGGGAACAGCAGTAGCAAAGTAGGCAAATCTATACCAAGATTTGGTATCCCTAATTCATCAAGTTCCCCTATCGCTACCTGCCCATCATCCCCAGGAGGAGGAACTATAAGCAAAATTGGTCAGGTCAAAACATCAGCAAATCCTCGAGTATTTGGAGCAATCAACAGCAACAAAGCACGTTCACTATCAGCCAACAATTCCAAAGGCCTGAGCTCGTCTACTAAATCTTTGACTACTGCTGGGACTAGAAATATGAATGCCAACCTTCCTCCTTCAGGCAGAACTTCAGCTCCTCGGACTGCTGCTGCTGTCAGTAACAAACCCGGAAGAGGGACTATAATGGGCACAAAACAGGCTATACGAGCTGCCAACAGCCGTGTGAGTGAACTGGCAACAGGCAGCATATCAGGCAAACACGTAAGAGGCTCTGGAGATTCGGACAGTGGCAACGACAGCGGCGTAAACGTGGGTGATGACAAAAGCCCTGTTGCCATGCTACCTTCTCCATACAGCAAAATAACAGCACCTCGGCGGCCCCAGCGTTACAGCAGTGGTCACGGCAGTGACAACAGTAGTGTGTTGAGCGGAGAGTTGCCTCCTGCTATGGGTCGCACTGCCCTCTTCTATCACAGTGGCGGCAGCAGCGGGTACGAGAGTATGATCCGTGACAGCGAAGCTACAGGGAGTGCATCCTCTGCCCACGACTCCATGAGCGAGAGTGGCGTGTCCTCTTCAGGCAGAAACAGGAGCTCCAAATACCCCAAGAAGCGAGCAACTG GCTTCCAGAGAAGACGTCTCATCCCGGCGCCCCTGCCAGACACTTCTTCCCTGGGGAAGAAAGCGGGCACAGCTGGGCAGTGGGTAGACTTGCCCCCTATGTCGGGAACACTGAAAGAGCCTTTTGAGATCAAGGTCTACGAGATCGACGATGTGGAACGCCTTCAGAGACGACGTCAGGAACAAGCTATCGAG CAACCATTCCAGGATGTTGACAAG GGACTGCTGTATTTTAACAATAAGTTGAAGATGTTGGAGAGAAGGCAACAACATGTGAAGGAACTGAAATCCAAGCATGAGGTGTTGATGGAGGAGCTGGAGGACACCAAGGCTCGCCTAATGATGGATCCCAGCAAGTGGACAGGAGAAT